One region of Mesobacillus boroniphilus genomic DNA includes:
- a CDS encoding lysylphosphatidylglycerol synthase transmembrane domain-containing protein codes for MKNTYKKLVSVLLVTAFLMMTIYYLDAGRMLDEIKAIASSPGMLLFIFTSYFLAFFVRGVAWKLYLNNKARLSTCMYGLFYSLLLNHLLPVKAGDFARIGVMKAREPGVSGHEAFNSVIILRLMDTLILFTMALLGLAFLELPVYGNVIVWLGVIGVMVALIIFYKFRSFFDRQISIMKTAFSGWRGFWIFGLTLVSWVLEAAVIYGVVLNGGSIISFVQAVWVNSITVAGQIFQITPGGMASYEAIMVFALGVNGIAGENAYTAAVITHGLKYLFSFIVGGIALAAFPVPANLLRKWIRERGNES; via the coding sequence ATGAAAAATACCTATAAGAAACTAGTCTCAGTCTTGCTCGTCACTGCATTCCTCATGATGACGATATATTATCTTGATGCTGGTAGGATGCTGGATGAAATTAAGGCCATTGCATCAAGTCCTGGAATGCTGCTGTTTATTTTCACCAGCTATTTCCTTGCTTTTTTTGTCAGAGGGGTTGCCTGGAAGCTCTATTTAAACAACAAAGCACGCCTTTCAACCTGCATGTATGGTCTATTTTACAGCTTGCTGCTGAATCACCTCCTGCCCGTCAAGGCTGGGGATTTTGCGAGAATTGGTGTCATGAAAGCAAGGGAGCCGGGAGTCTCGGGGCATGAAGCTTTTAATTCTGTGATTATCCTACGGCTGATGGACACATTGATCCTTTTCACAATGGCTCTGTTGGGATTGGCTTTCCTTGAGTTGCCCGTTTATGGGAATGTGATTGTTTGGCTTGGAGTAATTGGAGTGATGGTCGCTTTAATTATCTTCTATAAATTCCGGTCTTTTTTTGACAGACAAATATCTATAATGAAAACTGCCTTCTCTGGCTGGCGCGGTTTCTGGATCTTTGGGTTGACTCTGGTAAGCTGGGTCCTGGAAGCAGCGGTGATTTATGGAGTAGTCCTGAATGGGGGTAGCATAATCAGCTTTGTACAAGCTGTCTGGGTAAACAGCATAACGGTTGCAGGGCAGATTTTTCAAATTACCCCCGGAGGAATGGCCAGCTATGAGGCCATAATGGTTTTCGCGTTAGGAGTTAATGGGATAGCGGGAGAAAATGCATATACTGCTGCGGTCATTACCCATGGATTGAAATATTTATTTTCATTCATTGTCGGAGGGATTGCATTAGCTGCTTTTCCTGTGCCGGCAAACTTATTAAGAAAATGGATTAGAGAAAGGGGCAACGAATCATGA
- a CDS encoding NAD-dependent epimerase/dehydratase family protein: protein MKILITGGAGFIGSHFAVKMLKEQHEVAIIDNLHPYYSVERKKQHLDVIKSAGTFQFYQTDLLDQDETIDMIKKVSPEAIVHLAALPGVAYSILRPLEYIDYDIKATVNVLEGAGRAGVKQFLFASSSSVYGMMKNKPFKEEMAAGKPISPYAASKYAAESFCHVYGHLYGIDMKILRFFTVYGPWGRPDMAIANFIKKLKAGEEITVFGEGGSRDYTYVGDIVNGMSLALQNLEQSAILNIGSGRPISMNQLLDELKIYFPDMKIKREGDRAGDVERTWADISLARELLGYEPEIDFSKGIAETVAWAEQYEKYL, encoded by the coding sequence GTGAAAATCTTGATTACTGGGGGAGCAGGTTTTATCGGAAGCCATTTTGCTGTCAAAATGCTTAAAGAGCAACATGAGGTGGCCATCATCGATAATTTGCATCCTTATTATTCAGTTGAGAGGAAAAAGCAGCATCTGGATGTCATTAAAAGTGCTGGGACTTTTCAATTCTATCAAACAGATCTCCTTGACCAGGATGAAACCATTGATATGATTAAAAAAGTTTCCCCGGAGGCCATTGTGCACCTGGCGGCTTTGCCTGGTGTGGCCTATTCAATCCTCCGTCCGCTGGAATATATTGATTATGATATAAAGGCAACCGTCAATGTACTCGAAGGAGCTGGCAGGGCAGGTGTGAAGCAGTTTTTATTTGCATCGTCATCATCTGTTTACGGAATGATGAAAAATAAACCTTTTAAAGAAGAAATGGCTGCAGGCAAACCTATTTCTCCGTATGCGGCATCAAAATACGCCGCAGAATCGTTTTGCCATGTGTATGGCCATCTTTATGGGATTGATATGAAAATCCTGCGCTTTTTTACCGTATATGGCCCATGGGGAAGACCAGATATGGCCATCGCTAATTTTATAAAAAAACTGAAAGCGGGAGAAGAAATCACTGTATTTGGAGAAGGCGGTTCCCGTGATTATACATATGTGGGTGACATTGTGAATGGAATGAGCCTCGCTCTCCAAAATTTGGAGCAGAGTGCCATTCTCAATATCGGTTCAGGACGGCCGATATCAATGAACCAGCTTCTGGATGAACTGAAGATTTATTTTCCTGACATGAAGATCAAGCGTGAAGGAGACCGTGCCGGAGATGTAGAAAGAACGTGGGCTGATATTTCACTGGCACGTGAATTGCTGGGATACGAACCAGAGATAGACTTTAGCAAGGGAATTGCGGAAACGGTAGCCTGGGCTGAGCAGTATGAAAAATACCTATAA
- the trxA gene encoding thioredoxin, giving the protein MAITHATDATFANETGSGLVLVDFWAPWCGPCKMIAPVLEELDSEMGDKVKIVKLDVDDNQQTAAQYGIMSIPTLLVLKDGQPVDKVVGFQPKEALADRLQQHI; this is encoded by the coding sequence ATGGCTATTACACATGCTACTGACGCAACTTTTGCTAACGAAACAGGATCAGGCCTAGTGCTTGTTGATTTTTGGGCACCTTGGTGCGGCCCTTGTAAGATGATCGCTCCTGTACTTGAAGAATTAGATTCAGAAATGGGCGACAAAGTGAAAATCGTGAAGCTTGATGTTGACGACAATCAGCAAACTGCTGCACAATATGGCATCATGAGCATCCCGACTTTACTTGTTCTTAAAGATGGTCAACCAGTTGATAAAGTAGTCGGTTTCCAACCAAAAGAAGCACTTGCAGACCGCCTGCAACAGCATATCTAA
- a CDS encoding electron transfer flavoprotein subunit alpha/FixB family protein has protein sequence MARKVLVLGEARDGQLRNVSFEAIAAAKTVAEGGEVVGVLIGESVSSLGNDLYQYGADKVVAVEDAKLAQYTPDGFSQALMAVIEQESPEGIIFGHTSLGKDLAPKIASKLGSGLISDAVAVEEAGGNLVFTRPIYSGKAFEKKIVTDGLVFATVRPNNIAPLEKDSGKSGEVSTVSAEIKDLRTIIKDVVRKATEGVDLSEAKVVVAGGRGVKSEEGFEPLKELADVLGGAVGASRGACDADYCDYSLQIGQTGKVVTPDLYIAAGISGAIQHLAGMSNSKVIVAINKDPEANIFKVADYGIVGDLFEVVPMLTEEFKKLKVNA, from the coding sequence ATGGCGAGAAAAGTATTAGTATTGGGAGAAGCACGTGACGGACAACTAAGAAATGTATCTTTCGAAGCAATTGCAGCTGCAAAAACAGTTGCTGAGGGCGGAGAAGTAGTCGGAGTATTGATCGGAGAGTCTGTAAGTTCATTAGGAAACGACCTATACCAGTATGGTGCTGACAAAGTTGTGGCTGTAGAAGATGCCAAGCTTGCACAATATACACCAGACGGTTTTTCGCAAGCTTTGATGGCTGTAATCGAACAGGAAAGCCCAGAGGGTATCATCTTTGGACATACATCACTTGGAAAAGACCTTGCTCCTAAAATCGCAAGCAAATTGGGTTCGGGCCTGATCTCAGATGCTGTAGCAGTTGAAGAAGCAGGCGGCAATCTTGTCTTCACTCGTCCTATCTATTCAGGCAAAGCCTTCGAAAAGAAGATTGTCACCGATGGACTTGTGTTTGCTACGGTCCGTCCGAACAACATCGCTCCACTGGAAAAGGATTCTGGAAAATCTGGTGAAGTTTCAACTGTTTCTGCGGAAATCAAAGATTTGAGAACGATCATCAAAGATGTTGTCCGTAAGGCAACTGAAGGTGTCGATCTTTCCGAAGCAAAAGTCGTTGTAGCAGGCGGACGCGGTGTAAAGAGCGAAGAAGGCTTCGAACCGCTTAAGGAACTTGCTGACGTTCTTGGCGGAGCTGTAGGAGCTTCACGTGGTGCATGTGACGCTGACTACTGTGACTATTCACTGCAAATCGGACAGACAGGCAAAGTCGTGACTCCAGACCTATATATCGCTGCCGGTATTTCGGGAGCTATCCAGCACCTTGCCGGTATGTCCAACTCCAAGGTCATTGTAGCGATCAATAAAGATCCAGAAGCAAATATCTTTAAAGTCGCAGACTACGGCATTGTTGGCGATCTATTTGAAGTTGTACCAATGCTTACAGAAGAATTCAAGAAGCTTAAAGTCAACGCTTAA
- a CDS encoding electron transfer flavoprotein subunit beta/FixA family protein has protein sequence MNIYVLMKRTFDTEEKITIANGKINEDGAEFIINPYDEYAIEEAIQVRDAQGGEVTVISVGNEETEKQLRTALAMGADKAVLINIEDDVEDGDQFTTAKILSEYLKDKEADLILGGNVAIDGGSGQVGPRVAEQLGMPYVTTITKLEINGTTATITRDVEGDSEVIETSLPVLVTAQQGLNEPRYPSLPGIMKAKKKPLDELELDDLDLDEDDVEAKTKTIEIYLPPQKEAGKVLQGELADQVKELVNLLHTEAKVV, from the coding sequence ATGAATATCTACGTTCTAATGAAAAGGACATTCGATACAGAAGAAAAAATCACAATCGCAAATGGCAAGATCAATGAAGATGGCGCTGAATTCATCATCAACCCTTACGATGAATATGCGATCGAGGAAGCAATCCAGGTTAGGGATGCTCAGGGTGGCGAGGTTACAGTCATTTCTGTAGGAAATGAAGAAACAGAAAAGCAACTGCGCACAGCGTTAGCTATGGGAGCAGACAAAGCTGTATTAATCAATATCGAGGATGATGTTGAAGACGGAGATCAGTTCACAACTGCTAAAATCCTTTCTGAATACCTTAAGGATAAAGAAGCTGACTTGATCCTTGGCGGAAATGTCGCAATTGATGGCGGATCAGGCCAAGTAGGACCTCGTGTTGCTGAGCAGTTGGGCATGCCTTATGTAACAACGATTACAAAACTAGAAATCAACGGAACTACTGCTACTATTACTAGAGACGTAGAAGGGGATTCAGAAGTCATTGAGACAAGCCTTCCTGTTCTTGTTACTGCACAGCAAGGGTTGAATGAGCCTCGCTACCCATCTCTTCCAGGGATCATGAAAGCAAAGAAAAAGCCTCTTGATGAACTAGAGCTTGATGATCTTGATCTGGATGAGGACGATGTAGAAGCTAAGACAAAGACAATCGAAATTTATCTTCCTCCGCAAAAAGAGGCAGGAAAAGTCCTTCAAGGCGAACTTGCCGACCAGGTTAAGGAACTTGTCAACCTGCTTCATACAGAAGCAAAAGTCGTTTAA
- a CDS encoding enoyl-CoA hydratase, producing MEYLKWSAEDRIATITIDRPPANALASGLLKEISGVLDEIEGNEEIRVVLIHGEGRFFSAGADIKEFTTVKTGEDFAKLAEYGQDLFERMEHFPKPIIAAIHGAALGGGLELAMACHFRLVGENAKLGLPELQLGLIPGFAGSQRLPRYVGVARAAEMLFTSDPITGVEAVQYGLANHAYPEEQLLENAYKLAGKIAKKSPVSIGAAIKLLNYSKHESFYKGVKEEAKLFGDVFLSEDGQEGIKAFLEKRSPDFKGR from the coding sequence GTGGAGTATCTTAAATGGTCTGCGGAGGACAGGATCGCCACGATCACGATTGACCGTCCGCCGGCGAATGCCCTTGCATCCGGACTGCTGAAAGAGATTTCAGGAGTGTTGGATGAAATCGAGGGAAATGAAGAAATCAGGGTTGTGTTAATCCATGGTGAAGGAAGGTTCTTCTCAGCAGGAGCAGATATCAAGGAATTCACTACAGTCAAAACCGGTGAAGACTTCGCGAAATTAGCTGAGTATGGACAGGATTTATTCGAACGCATGGAACATTTTCCAAAGCCTATTATCGCTGCTATTCATGGCGCGGCTTTGGGTGGAGGACTAGAGCTTGCGATGGCGTGCCACTTCCGCCTTGTAGGTGAAAATGCGAAATTAGGACTGCCTGAACTGCAGCTTGGACTCATTCCGGGGTTTGCAGGCAGCCAGCGTCTTCCTCGCTATGTGGGCGTTGCAAGAGCGGCAGAGATGCTGTTTACGAGCGACCCAATCACAGGTGTGGAAGCAGTCCAATATGGATTGGCCAACCATGCGTACCCTGAGGAGCAGTTGCTTGAAAACGCATACAAGCTTGCTGGGAAAATCGCTAAAAAGAGTCCAGTTTCCATAGGGGCAGCTATTAAACTTTTGAACTATTCCAAGCACGAATCCTTCTACAAAGGAGTTAAGGAAGAAGCCAAGCTCTTCGGAGATGTCTTCCTGTCAGAGGACGGCCAGGAGGGAATCAAGGCATTCCTGGAAAAAAGGTCGCCGGATTTTAAGGGCAGATAA
- a CDS encoding TetR/AcrR family transcriptional regulator, translated as MKKNRPKYMQIIDAAVVIIAENGYHQAQVSKIAKQAGVADGTIYLYFKNKEDILISLFQEKMGYFVGSIEEKIAGKQTATEKLYMLVETHFKILSDDRHLAIVTQLELRQSNKDLRHKINEVLKGYLMLIDKIILEGIENGEFSSSLDLRLARQMIFGTVDETATSWVMNEQKYNLTDLAKAVHQLLINGCGYQDTKPVL; from the coding sequence ATGAAAAAAAACAGGCCGAAATATATGCAAATAATTGATGCAGCAGTGGTCATTATCGCAGAAAACGGCTACCACCAGGCGCAGGTGTCTAAAATAGCAAAGCAGGCTGGAGTGGCTGATGGGACCATTTATTTGTATTTCAAGAATAAGGAAGACATACTGATTTCTCTGTTCCAGGAGAAAATGGGTTACTTCGTGGGAAGTATTGAAGAAAAAATTGCAGGAAAACAAACAGCAACAGAGAAATTATATATGTTGGTCGAAACGCATTTCAAGATTCTTTCAGATGACCGGCATCTTGCAATTGTAACCCAGCTGGAGCTAAGGCAGTCAAATAAGGATCTCCGGCATAAAATCAACGAGGTGCTTAAGGGCTACTTAATGCTGATCGACAAAATCATTTTGGAAGGCATAGAGAATGGAGAGTTTTCAAGCTCCCTGGATTTGCGTCTTGCAAGGCAGATGATTTTTGGTACAGTAGATGAAACTGCGACTTCATGGGTAATGAATGAACAGAAATACAATCTTACTGACCTGGCAAAAGCGGTACACCAGCTGCTGATCAACGGCTGCGGTTACCAGGACACCAAACCGGTCCTTTAA
- a CDS encoding long-chain-fatty-acid--CoA ligase, which translates to MELEKPWLSQYPPEIPAHLDLQEATVQDYLKQTAEKFPEKVAIHFMGKELTYKQVYNYAKKLAAYLQGLGIEKGDRVAIMLPNTPQSIISYYAILMAGGIVVQTNPLYMERELEYQMKDSGAKAIITLDILFPRVSKVIANTDLENVIVTAIKDYLPFPKNLVYPFIQKKQYGIIVNVKHEGQNHLYNEIMKMPAGKIKEYDSDFEEDLALLQYTGGTTGFPKGVMLTHKNLVANAAMSNAWLYKCKPGEEVVLGILPFFHVYGMTAVLILSVMQGSKMVLLPKFDPETTLKTIQKQKPTLFPGAPTIYIGLLNHPDLKKYDLSSIDSCISGSAPLPVEVQEKFEEITGGKLVEGYGLTESSPVTHANFLWDKKRVKGSIGVPWPDTDSIILSMETGEPLPPGEIGEIAVKGPQVMKGYWNRPEETDQVLRDGWLLTGDLGYMDEEGYFYIVDRKKDMIIAGGFNIYPREIEEVLYEHPAIQEVVAAGIPDPYRGETVKVYIVLKEGAKATEEELNEYCRKHLAAYKVPRIFEFRKELPKTAVGKILRRALVEEEKAKNQEDQKKQA; encoded by the coding sequence ATGGAATTAGAAAAACCATGGCTGTCGCAATATCCTCCGGAAATTCCTGCTCATTTGGATCTTCAAGAAGCAACCGTCCAGGACTATTTAAAGCAGACTGCTGAGAAATTCCCTGAGAAGGTTGCAATCCACTTCATGGGCAAAGAACTAACGTATAAGCAAGTCTACAACTATGCAAAAAAATTGGCTGCTTATTTGCAAGGCCTGGGAATTGAAAAAGGGGACAGGGTTGCGATCATGCTCCCGAATACTCCTCAGTCTATCATCAGTTACTATGCAATCCTGATGGCAGGGGGAATTGTCGTCCAAACAAACCCTCTGTATATGGAACGAGAGCTCGAATACCAGATGAAGGACTCTGGTGCGAAGGCAATCATCACGCTTGACATTTTGTTCCCTAGGGTTTCCAAGGTCATCGCCAACACGGATTTAGAGAATGTAATTGTAACCGCTATCAAGGATTATCTTCCTTTCCCTAAAAATCTTGTCTATCCATTCATCCAGAAAAAACAGTATGGAATCATTGTAAATGTTAAACATGAAGGACAGAACCATCTTTACAATGAAATCATGAAAATGCCAGCTGGCAAAATTAAAGAATATGATTCTGATTTTGAAGAAGATTTGGCCCTTTTACAATATACGGGAGGGACAACCGGCTTCCCAAAAGGTGTAATGCTGACTCATAAAAACCTCGTTGCAAACGCGGCGATGAGCAATGCGTGGCTGTATAAATGCAAACCGGGAGAAGAAGTAGTACTTGGAATCCTCCCATTTTTCCATGTTTATGGAATGACAGCTGTATTGATTCTATCCGTAATGCAAGGTTCGAAAATGGTCCTATTGCCAAAATTCGACCCTGAAACAACACTAAAGACAATCCAGAAGCAAAAGCCTACATTGTTTCCAGGAGCACCAACGATTTATATCGGTTTGCTGAACCACCCTGACCTGAAAAAATATGACCTGTCTTCCATCGATTCCTGCATAAGCGGATCAGCTCCTCTGCCTGTCGAGGTCCAGGAGAAGTTCGAAGAGATAACAGGAGGCAAGCTGGTTGAAGGTTACGGCCTTACTGAATCGTCGCCAGTCACTCATGCGAATTTCCTCTGGGATAAAAAACGTGTGAAAGGCAGTATCGGAGTACCATGGCCTGATACAGATTCAATCATCCTATCAATGGAAACGGGCGAACCGCTGCCGCCGGGTGAAATAGGAGAAATAGCAGTCAAAGGCCCGCAAGTAATGAAGGGATATTGGAACAGGCCGGAAGAAACTGATCAAGTACTTAGAGATGGATGGCTGCTAACTGGAGACCTTGGGTATATGGACGAGGAAGGATATTTCTATATTGTCGATCGAAAGAAAGACATGATTATTGCTGGGGGCTTCAATATTTACCCGCGTGAAATCGAAGAAGTCCTATATGAGCATCCAGCTATCCAGGAGGTTGTGGCAGCAGGAATCCCTGACCCTTATCGGGGTGAAACGGTGAAAGTATATATCGTTCTTAAAGAAGGTGCCAAAGCGACAGAAGAAGAACTGAATGAATATTGCCGGAAACATCTTGCGGCGTATAAGGTGCCAAGGATATTTGAATTCAGGAAAGAACTTCCTAAAACCGCAGTAGGTAAAATTCTTAGAAGAGCATTAGTTGAAGAAGAAAAAGCAAAGAACCAGGAAGACCAGAAGAAGCAAGCTTAA
- a CDS encoding DUF350 domain-containing protein — translation MDHFWENEFIVTAGYYSVSILCIVVFLAVFELVTKYRNWEEIKKGNISVAMATGGKIFGVANIFRYSINQHDSLLTMISWGVFGFFLLLIGYFIFEFLTPKFNIDKEIENDNRAVGLISMVISIGLSYIIGAGI, via the coding sequence ATGGATCATTTTTGGGAAAATGAATTTATAGTTACAGCTGGTTATTACAGTGTATCGATTCTCTGCATCGTCGTGTTCCTGGCTGTTTTTGAATTAGTGACCAAATATCGCAACTGGGAGGAAATCAAAAAAGGGAATATTTCCGTTGCGATGGCCACCGGTGGCAAGATCTTCGGTGTAGCTAATATATTCCGCTATTCCATCAATCAGCATGATTCACTGCTCACGATGATCAGCTGGGGAGTTTTTGGATTCTTCCTGCTTTTGATTGGGTACTTTATTTTTGAATTCCTGACACCCAAGTTCAACATCGACAAAGAAATAGAAAACGATAACCGCGCAGTAGGCCTTATATCTATGGTCATTTCAATCGGTTTGTCTTATATCATCGGAGCAGGAATTTAA